A genome region from Nicotiana tabacum cultivar K326 chromosome 13, ASM71507v2, whole genome shotgun sequence includes the following:
- the LOC107804852 gene encoding cyclin-dependent kinase C-1: MAVAAYGQLNLEESPLWGSRSVDCFEKLEQIGEGTYGQVYMAREKATGEIVALKKIRMDNEKEGFPITAIREIKILKKLQHENVIQLKEIVTSQGPEGDEQGKLDNNKYKGNIYMVFEYMDHDLTGLADRPGLRFTIPQIKCYMKQLLTGLHYCHVNQVLHRDIKGSNLLIDNEGNLKLADFGLARSFSGDHNANLTNRVITLWYRPPELLLGATKYGPAVDMWSVGCIFAELLFGKPILPGKNEPEQLTKIYELCGTPDEINWPGVSKIPWYGKFKPARPMKRRVREVFRHFDRHALDLLDKMLTLDPSQRICAKDALDAEYFWTDPLPCDPRSLPKYESSHEFQTKKKRQQQRQNEEMAKRQKLQHPQQHSRLPPIQQSGQGHSQHWGGPNHQTQPAISAGAGHHQYGKPRGPGGQNRYPPGGNPGGGYYQDRGAQGGGYSSGTYPPQGRAPPYPGSGVASSGPRGPSGGYGVPPSYSQSGQYGGSGAGRGSNQMSGNRNQQYGWQQ; this comes from the exons ATGGCAGTGGCTGCTTATGGTCAGCTGAATCTTGAAGAATCGCCATTGTGGGGTTCTCGAAGTGTCGACTGCTTCGAAAAGCTTGAACAAATCGGTGAAGGAACTTATGG GCAAGTGTACATGGCCAGAGAAAAGGCAACTGGGGAAATTGTTGCTTTGAAAAAGATACGTATGGACAATGAGAAGGAGGGG TTCCCAATAACAGCCATCCGcgagattaaaattctaaagaaATTGCAACATGAAAATGTCATTCAGCTAAAAGAGATAGTAACCTCCCAAG GTCCTGAAGGGGATGAACAAGGGAAGCTAG ATAATAACAAGTACAAGGGAAACATTTACATGGTTTTTGAATACATGGATCATGACTTGACTGGACTTGCTGATCGACCAGGGTTGAGATTCACAATTCCGCAGATTAAA TGCTACATGAAGCAACTCCTTACTGGTCTTCATTACTGCCATGTTAATCAAGTTCTTCACAGAGATATCAAAG GCTCTAATCTTCTGATAGATAATGAAGGAAATCTGAAGCTTGCTGATTTTGGTTTAGCACGGTCATTTTCTGGTGATCACAATGCTAATCTGACAAATCGTGTTATTACTCTGTGGTACAG ACCTCCAGAGTTGTTGCTTGGAGCCACAAAGTATGGCCCAGCTGTTGACATGTGGTCCGTTGGTTGTATATTTGCTGAACTTCTATTCGGGAAGCCAATCTTACCTGGAAAAAATGAG CCTGAACAGTTGACCAAAATATATGAGCTTTGTGGAACCCCTGATGAAATTAATTGGCCTGGTGTATCAAAGATTCCTTGGTATGGCAAGTTCAAGCCAGCAAGGCCAATGAAAAGACGAGTTAGAGAGGTCTTTAGGCA TTTTGATCGCCACGCTTTGGATTTATTAGACAAAATGCTGACTCTTGATCCATCTCAG AGAATATGTGCAAAGGATGCTCTAGATGCTGAATATTTCTGGACCGACCCTTTACCTTGTGATCCTAGAAG CCTACCAAAATATGAATCATCACACGAGTTCCAGACTAAGAAAAAACGGCAACAGCAGCGACAGAATGAAGAAATGGCCAAAAGACAGAAGCTGCAGCACCCACAGCAACATTCACGCCTCCCTCCTATCCAACAGTCTGGGCAAGGTCATTCCCAGCACTGGGGTGGACCTAATCATCAAACCCAGCCTGCAATATCTGCTGGAGCTGGTCATCATCAATATGGAAAGCCTCGTGGTCCTGGAGGGCAAAATCGGTATCCTCCAGGTGGAAACCCTGGTGGGGGGTATTATCAAGATCGTGGGGCACAAGGCGGAGGTTATAGTAGTGGGACATATCCACCTCAGGGACGAGCCCCACCTTATCCTGGTAGTGGGGTGGCTTCCAGTGGTCCTCGGGGACCAAGTGGTGGCTATGGTGTTCCTCCTAGTTACTCCCAAAGTGGTCAATATGGAGGTTCTGGTGCAGGGAGAGGTTCAAACCAAATGAGTGGAAACCGTAACCAGCAGTATGGTTGGCAGCAATAG